Part of the Rhipicephalus sanguineus isolate Rsan-2018 chromosome 5, BIME_Rsan_1.4, whole genome shotgun sequence genome is shown below.
AGGGAAGATGATTGAGCGGCGGAGATTACACCTCTtctagtctttctttctttccttccttctttctttctttctttcttgcttgcttgctttctttgcTATGTGAAGCTCGTTTGGGCTCGTAGAAAGCTTGTGTCGCATGAGCcttacatgtggttttgcctgagttGATAACGTCAtccaggcgctcgaagaacaacaggaagaagtcttctctttcgcgcgagtgcgcgctcaatatgctacagttggctatgttatatgagaactagcgtacacggcagaAGGGACAAGAGACTACAACCCAGAAAAAGGAGCAAGCTCCGGAAAAGTTGTGGTAAATATAATAAAAACACGTTTCTTCAAGAAATACTGGGCTATCTCTTAGGATACTACTAGCGGCCGGACAACATATTCATTTGAGGAGCTTGCCCCTTATGCTAGGGGCATGTCTATCGctgtagccgctagttctcattgtaACACAGGTAAAGTATGACCATCTCAGCGCACgatcgcgcgaaagagaagtattctACATCTTGTtcgtcgagcgccttgatgatgatattgccgcgagtcttatatttcatgagtgtaagcttcacccacaaatactctgggcaacgcgctgcgcaggcctcgccgtgatgtgtaggaagcttcgcgattgttttggaacaatctgttaagattgcgcgccgcacgagaatgttccagctttgtcgagagataacgccgccaccaacgatatcgctggaaagttcgatagcgcctgtataaaagccgacgcgcttgactgcttgtcagttgatcgacggacgacgccctgttcgccgctatcattgtacagcgtgtattgctgtagttctagttctcattttcccggccacaagttcagccaaataaacagtttcaatctgcaaacgccgtctgctgtcttcgtcgacgtcacgaccacgtgacatctggtggaggtgctgcttcatgatccggacaccaccgcggagcgcagacccaagcccaagccgcgaagaagacgactctaaggacaacccgaatcctcgaaccagccgccggcagaaggactacagccagagtacgggctccttcccgaaaacgccaggcagccgaagaccgtcacatcaaccgccgagacgatgactgacgcagtgccccctacggcgatcgtgatgcagccacccagagagccgccgacgttccgtggttcgccatgtgaagaccccgagacttggctcgagacctttgaaagggtctcaacatttaataactggaactgcgaggacaagctgcgccacgtatacttctacctagaagacgccgccaggacgtggttcgagaactgagaatccgccctacaaacatgggatctctttcggacgacgttcctaagcacgttcacgagcgtggtccgcaaggaacgggccgcggctatgctggagacccgtgtgcagctgcccaatgaaaatattgccatctacacggaagagatgaatcgcctgtttcgacacgccgacccaagtatgcccgaagagaagaaagtgaggttcctcatgcggggtgtcaaacaggaactcttcgctggattgataaggaacccgccgaagacggtcgctgaattcgcatcggaggcttccacgatcgagaaaacgcttgagatgcgaacgcggcaatacaaccgcagcttctcggctacaagctacgccgacgttcaagccctaggacccgccgacctgcgtgagacgattcgagcaatcgtgcaagaggagttgcgaaaaattctacctccgtcgcacctcaagtagagtccatcgccgacgtcgtgcgccaggagatccagcattcactcggcgcgcctcagctagcagagccgcagccgccagctattagctatgctgctgcagcccgccgtcatgctcctcctccacgcccccgccaagacgccacaccgccgcagtaccgtcgccagacgccgccgccgccaccgacgccctaccgaccagctgtcggccagcgcaacacaccgaggaagaccgatgtctggcgtgcccccgacaaccgcccgctctgctaccactgcggagaggccggccacacgtaccgccgctgccagtaccgacagatgggactacgcggattcgctatcaacgcgccgcgcccgcagccaggcgaacggccgcgcgacatcaacgactacctcaccggaacacagtggcaagaacgacgaccttcccgctcgccgtcgcccggccgctacatgtcaccgcaccgccggccgtacactggcccaaaccggggccggtcgcctagcccgtatccggaaaactaagggcagcaaccgatggaggtgcggttgctgaacgacgaaatgctgaagatcctccgccgtcgacgacgacgccgcgacgaagttccgagcccccgccgcacgccgaacgacgtcctgaagacgaaactttgcgaccggaagcagacctgacgacgcaacgcggaagcagcggtgcaaaccgacgcagccgtgacccgacgccgcgacgtaaccgcaacgcaagacggcggactagcgacctcgacgttctgatcgacggccacaacgtcaccgctctcgtcgatactggagccgactattccgtcatcagtgggccgttcgcagcacagttgaagaaagttaaggactgcttgggaaggccccgagatccggaccgctggaggccacctgataacgccgattggtgtctgcacggcacgagtcaccatcaataaccggacttatcctgcgagctttgtaattctacaaaactgctccagggatgtgatactgggaatggacttcctaagtgaccacggcgccgtcatcgacctgaggtctgagtcgataacactgaactcagacaaagcgctcccgccccacgcgatgccaggcaaccatgcattgaatgtgatagaagagcaggtgaccattccgccgcgctccagcgtcattatttccgtcggcaccgaaaaacctgcgaaccttgaaggcgtcatcgagggcgatcagcacctactcctgaaccgtcaaatttgcgtcgcacgaggtatagccgagctgcgtgacggtaaagcaaaagtagtgctgacaaacttcagccacgaatataggcacctcaacttcggtacgacggttgcctacatcgacgaatgtgtagccgccagcgatgctttcgccctcttcgatgctgccgaacctgcttcgacgaatagaggtcccgaaccggattttgacgtcaacccgagccttccgaaggccaaacaagaccagctcaaaaccctgctcttgcaatacaaggactgtttctcgtcgtcatcgcgggtccgacaaacgccccttgcgaagcaccgcattataacagaagaaaattctcgaccactccgtcagagcccatacagagtttctactcgagagcgcgacgcgataaagaaacaagtcgacgagatgctatgcgacaacatcatccagccgtccaagagtccgtgggcgtcacccgtggtgttagtgaagaagaaggacgggacactgcgcttctgcgttgattaccggcgcctgaacaaaatcacgaagaaggacgtgtaccccctcccacgaatagacgacaccctggatcgacttcacaacgcgacgcacttttcgtcgatggacctcaagaccggctactggcaaatcgaagtcgacgagagagatggagaaaagactgcctttataacacccgacggcctctgagttcaaggtcatgccttttggtctttgctcggcacctgcgacgttccagcgtgtcatggacaccgtactggccggattgaagtggcagacgtgccttgtgtatttggacgacgtcgtcgtgttttcctcgaccttcgacgagcatctccggcggcttgaggcagtacttcaagcaatcaaggcctctggactgaccctgaagccagaaaagtgcagattcgcgtatgacgagctcttgtttctgggtcatgtgatcagcaagtctggagtgcgcccagacccgcggaaaacagctgccatcgccgactttgcgccacccaccgacaagaaggccgtgcgccgatttctcggcttatgtgcctattaccgacgcttcgtcaaaaacttttcacggatcgccgaaccactgacgcttctcacgaagaataacgtggaattcaggtgggaaacggcgcaagtgcaagcctttcaagaacttaaacgacgcctgcagacgccacccatacttgcgcatttcgacgattgcgccgatacggaaatacacaccgacgcaagcagcgtaggactcggtgccgtccttgtgcaaaagactgacgggcttgaaagggttatcagttatgctagccggtcactatccaaggcagaagcaaactattccacaacagaaaaggaatgccttgccattctctgggctacgtcaaagtttcgcccctacctctatggcaggcccttcaaagttgtcagtgatcatcacgccttatgttggctagctaacttgaaggacccttcaggtcgtctcgcacgatggagtctgaggcttcaagaattcgatattaccgtcgtgtacaagtctggacgaaaacactctgacgccgactgcctgtctcgtgcccctgtcgacgcgccaccgcaagacgacgacgatgactgcttcctcggaactataagtgccgacgacttcgccgaaaggcaacgggccgacgcggaactggggggccttattgagtacctcgagtgcaagaccgccgtggttccgaaggtattcaagcgaggactgccgtcgtttttcttacggaacggcgttctcctgaagaagaacttctcgccacttcgaaccgactaccttctcgtcgtgccctcatcattgcgaccagaagtccttcaggccctacacgacgacccgacggctggacacctcggtgtttcccgaacgctcgccagagtacaggaaaaatactactggccacgccttgctgccgacgtcgcccactacgttaggacttgccgagattgccagcgacggaagacaccgccgactaggccagcgggacttctgcagccaatcgatccacctcaccggccgttccagcaaatcgggatggacctactggggccgttcccgacgtcgacttccggcaacaagtggatcgtcgtagcgactgactacctgacccgctacgccgagacaaaggccttgcccaaagggagtgccgccgaggtagccaagttcttcgtggagaacatcgtcttgcgtcatggtgccccagaggtcctcatcacagacagaggtaccgcctttactgcggacttaactcaggcgatcttgaagtacagcgagacgagccaccgccgcaccaccgcctaccacccgcagaccaatggcctcaccgagcgtctaaataagaccatcgccgacatgctcgccatgtacgtcgacgttgagcacaagacgtgggacgccgtccttccgtatgtgaccttcgcttacaacacggccgtccaagaaacgacgcagatgacgccgtacaagttggtctacggaaggagcccggcgacgacgctcgacagccatgttacccaacgtcaccgacgaagaaaatgtcgacgccgccgcttacttacaacgtgccgaagaagctcgacagctggcccgcctgcgcatcaagacccagcagcacaccgacaggccgccgctacaatcttcgacgacgcttcgtcgagtaccagcccggcgaccgtgtctgggtctggacgccaatacgacgacgcggactgagcgagaagcttcttcgacgatacttcggaccgtataaggtacttcgacgtctcggcgtactcgactacgaggttgtccccgacggcatcacgatatcccagaggcgccgagctcgacccgaggtcgtgcatgtggtgagccttaaaccgtactatgctcgttagcgcacctgaggactctaatgtttgctttctttattagttttctttagtattgcatgtatccatgttctgtttttaagcatcgggaggatgctttttcagaggggggcattgccgcgagtcttatatttcatgagtgtaagcttcacccacaaatactgtgggcaacgcgctgcgcaggcctcgccgtgatgtgtaggaagcttcgcgattgttttggaacaatctgttaagattgcgcgccgcacgagaatgttccagctttgtcgagagataacgccgccaccagcgatatcgctggaaagttcgatagcgcctgtataaaagccgacgcgcttgactgcttgtcagttgatcgacggacgacgccctgttcgccgctatcattgtacagcgtgtattgctgtagttctagttctcattttcccggccacaagttcggccaaataaacagtttcaatctgcaaacgccgtctgctgtcttcgtcgacgtcacgaccacgtgacaatattaaagcaagcaaaaccacatatagcatagccaactgtagcatgcggtgcTCGCTCCACTCCAGTgcatgctctagtttgataggagaccgctagatgGCCGCAACTGCACGCTTCCTCTCGCCTTCGGCAGTCGTCAGtgagtgcgcttcgatactaataagatgaacgaagaagacaaggtggcggagcggagggcaatgcagcagcatcgcgggctcgccaccaagaccctgcggtgagggctcgcgaggccgcagagagacgtctgcgtcgtgcggaccccgagataaaagcccgcgaagccgaagcagcgcggacgTGGCgacaagagaacctcgaagaggtatgggcgcgggatgcagtggccaagcaccgaaagcagtcgctacctgaagttggtggcgccgaagcgcgcttcaaacgcgatttcctcgaccacatgttcggccacagctgcaaggtctgtggCCGCTTCTGGTtcaacaacaacctgaccacaatcgctactgtaacaacgtgtcacgtctttatatgacagtcgAGGaactgtacggagcattcacggtttacccgataatctccgagcaagctcGCTCCTCTAACGtccttcacttcgtggatatggtggggatttttTTATCTAATACTGTACACGTTAATACTGTCATGTAATAATTTATACGTAATACCTCATTCTTTCATAGCATTACAGTGTTCAATTCATAATTTGTCCATCTCTATTTTTTTCTAGCGCTGTGGTATATTGATCTCAAATTGTGTTGCCATATGGCGGCTTAATACTTTTGCGGGATGTCGTGTCTAGCGAAGTACCAATCCCAACATAAAAACGTAGCAATCGTTTATTCGATTAGCAGCAGCAAAGGGCGAGCATGGAGACGCTACACTGGTCTGGGTAGCGAAGCAACGAGACTTGGCAGCATGGTTTTGTAGCCGAGCTGCcagtgtagtggttatggcgctcgactgctgacccgaaggtcacgggattgaatcccggccgaggcggctgcattttcggtggaggcgagaatgtttgaggcccgtgtactatgatttaggcgcccgttaaagaaccccaggtggtcgaaatttccgaaggcctgaactacggcgtctctcataatcatatcgtggttttgggacgttatacccagatattattatattagttTTGCAGCCATCGCCGGTGGCGTATACCTCgagtgacgctgcggtggcgctgtagcTTATCGGAACTCAGTGCAGCGTGTAGCCGTGTCACGCTGGGCTGAATGATAATAAGGTGGAGGCTGAACGGCATTATGCGCAGAGTGTGTCGCCACATTTTCACACTTCTCGTTCCTTACAAAGTTTcttcgtgtttctttttctttttgttttcctaATTTCTGCTTGGATGAAAGAAGGGATCGTGATAATAAGTTCAATGCGGGAAGTGGAAAGTCTGAGACGTACTGTTTCTCGACGGCCGCAAAATGTTACGCAGTCGTTGATTTAGTACAGGCCATAGAGACTTGAACAGTTGCACAGTAGTAGCGAAATAAAGATAAAGTGAGAAACCGAGCAAGAAAGACGAAATGCAGTTTGGCTCACTGCACTTTATCTAGAATCCGCCAAGTAAAGAATTCTCCACGGCTAGAGGGTCCATGAAAGCACTTCACGGTAACGTGATCAGAAGAGTATGGCTGTGAATTGGCCCACGCGTTGTATCCACGATGGCAGCGTATTCCCATCCCATGACCTAGCACACTGACCTGCAATACTCCCACATCTCCATCACCGGAAAAAGCAAGGCCCTGTTAAGTTTCAGTGCAGTGTTTTATTACAAAATAGGCTCACTGCCTTCACAAAGCCGCCAAAGAAACTTTCATGAAAACTAGTCACCACTTTATTGaaatataaaaacaaaacttGCCTTTTTTGCAAACGCGAGCTACAAGGACCGCTCTAAAATAGTTAAGTAACAGGTATTGTTTCATTGCTTGCTGTAGTTTTGAATGACTCGTGTGTGTCCTTACTTTGCTAGTAGATATGATTCACAATGCTAGAGAATTCGCCACACTCCCAAAGCCTGGGAGTGCGATGAATTTGCATAagcgataaaaaaaaggaaaagaagatgagCGAGCGTGTTAGTATGCTGAGGAGGACAGGCGCCAGAGCTCCCGTGTGTCCTCGCTGTGAGAGTCTGTCTATATCGCGTGCGACGAAACTGTAGACGATAATGAGCACGGAAGATTCAGTGCTCCCGCACCCGGCTGTCGGAGATGGATACCGATGCACCAGAATGAACAAGGGAGGAATGAAGAGATGaaataacatttaaaaaaaactaagcgTAGGACATTCGCGGGTTATAGAACGAATTCAAAAGCGAACGAAGCAATGAGCAGATGGGAATACATGCGTCTCAGCGACACCATGTGGTAGTTCCTCAaacctaaaaaaagaaacaaacaaacaaacaaatcagCAAATTTGCTAGCTCCAATAAAAGCGCTGTGGTATCTGATGGAGCGTAAAGTTGTTGCTTTCGCTAAGAAACAGCGtgaaatagttttttttcttaggtATTATAGAATAATAAAAGTCAGTATATTGGAATAAAAGATACAAGAAATCAAACATAACTTATGTTCGCTTCTTTACAGTGCACATCAGGTTTTTGTACTCTGGGTTCTTACATACCTAAATGAGTCTTGACAAACAAGTAACACATTTCAGCGTTTCTACACGAGTTTTGATTAGGCCTGCTCTCTTTAGTTTTATACAGGAGATGTATTTGACCGAAATTTGGAATATTCAACCTTGAGTTTTGTCGAAGCTCCAAGTAACCGTGATAATGCGCAGCAAGGTGTTTTGTGGCTCATCTACCCGTTTACTGCGTCAATAACACTTTAAGCGAGCTGTTAAGCGAGATGTTATATGGGTGTATGCGTAAACAATTGAAGATTTGAAATTTTGTGTGACAACACTAGTGTCGCAGCATTTAATTGAACGATCAAGTAGCAAACAATCACAGTCGATACCTAAACGCCGCATATGAAATAAGGTTTCAGGAGACCCCAccacaatttatttttatttttctttgtgttattttcataaaCACCAATATAGTCGGTTGCAACCTAAGACATAATACTTTTGCGCAAACGAGGCTTTACTTATCTGCTGCAGTTTTGGACAAAGGCTTTTGTGCTTGATTAGGTAAGTAGTCCTGTGGTTTGTATGAATACAAATATATTCGCGGTTCAGTTGACtagataaaaaaaataacaacagAGAAACCTCTGCTGCagcgaaaaaattggccgcgtacctgcgtgcttcgctgcaaatgtcgtctaaagacgatagaagaggcgctgcgtgtgatatggacgccatctggcaattcatcgagaaacatgagtgctgtgttgcgggatgGTAGCCCGGCGCAGCAGcgggcgaagaccggcggtgaccaacgcgaccggcggggacgccagccaggccgaacacgcggtttggcgcgaagggCCGAAgcaaaagaaacgtccgcactcaacgagtactctccacacactcttttatttacacgtcgcctgggtaaaacaggaatgccagagcggcaccccatggcattcgtacagtgcaatactgaaccgaaaccgaaacgcaacaatgagctcgtgcagagggcacggaggaaggcaagttcctgcgcagcttaagaaactagggtctctagaattacgtatctatgtactttctattaaagcaacacaccacttattacttacctagtgatgttgcgcctccgaTATGCGTAATGTGGCTTTTtgaggtggctggcccttgggcaagtggttcaactttgctcggttggctgaatcgagtgacgtgccgacaaacagaaagacagaaagacagactaaaatttcttcgttaaagttccccaagaaagactatgttCTTTACAAGATCTACTAGGGAATACGTTTTCAGTTGGCTTTAACGACGCTATAATAGCTTTCTTGCTAACAAATACTTATAATAGCTATAATACGACTTATATatacatttttagatgcgaagcatctaaaatagcggagttcaaaccggtggtggtggtggtgtgtggcgtgaccaccgttactgcgcatgcgcataccctctccacacacctcctctccactcctcccctccccttcccttctctaacttccccttctccactttccctctccgcttcccctctccacttttcctctgaaacgcgggctagacatgccaacattctctcctgcgcatcgccgcgatgagcgccagcgcatgcgcgtcccctctaaacctccttggttccctccccctttctctcctaccctacgctgccccctctcgtacgcctgtcgaccacgttccccgctcgccccgaattaacggccaggctagagggaagacaagacgcgcgtagcgttcctcttcgcgttccacgacgcgaggtcggtagcatgcccattgaacgccaacggaacgtgatcttgcaagtgcgccggcttcgcatcgccccgtggcaacaccacctagaactAGAGAAGGCCTGTGCAGGGCTGCGTGACGTCACCGCAGTGAGATCAGCCTAAAAGTCGGCTTCACCCAATGCTACGTTTTTTCTTTCCGAAATGGCATTTTCCCTACATTATTATTGTTACTATTTTCGCGGTTTTGGAGTGCACAGAATATTTGCATTACGGAATATTTTCAGTATGTTTTAACTAATCGCTGGCTTGAAATAATTCATAACGCACTCGTGAAATTTTTAGCAGCATGCACAGCCATTTCATGCAGTTTAAAAGAGGCTTAAATTTTCGTAGTGAGACATATTTATTCATGATACGTCATAATCCAAACAGGCAGAACAATTCATTCGAAAGAAGATTATGCTTGAAGAGTACCCAGCTTCCGCTTCGCAGCCTTGCATTCACTTCCTTTATTTTCAACTTTGTTCCGTTTTGCAGCCTTGCTTTCATTTAGCTTGTTATTTTGAACTTTGCACAAATTATTCAGCAGAGTGTTGGCAGCAGCACTGAGAACATAGTTTAAGACAAGTTCAGGTGAGTGGCCACCATCGCAGAAATCCAACTCTTCATTGCATTCAACAAGAGAAGTCGCGAGGCTTACAAGCACTTCTTTTTGTTTtgcgcaagcaaaaaattgtgatGCGTACTTCGGACTTCTCAGCTTATCGAGGACAATTTCCATTGTGAGCACGGCATTCACTACTACCGCTTGTGGAAATTTCAGTCCACCACGCGTTGCATTAGCTATCAGCACATCATCTTCCAGTTCTATGGTCCGATTCTCAACAGTCAAGTTTTCTTGGCAGGAAGAGCAGGCAAGTTTCTTCACTGCGGCATGTGCACAATAGCCTGCTACATATGTAATAGCTGGTAGCattttctccttctctttcacaTCATCGTCCATCACTGCAACATCAAACTGCTTAACAAAGAATTTCAAATCAGTGGTAGGAATGCGAGGTGCAATGGTATCCAAGTTGGGAAGATCAAGTAGCTTCTGGAGTCTCAGCTTCTGCTCGGATTCATAAATCTGACGTATCGAAACGTGATACTGGGCACCAGACAGCTGCCTGTACCTGCCAAACCTGTCTTCCAAACTGTCGGTTTGGAATTTTCCTAGCAAAACATATTTGAACCGAAGTTCTTCAATGCAATACGTTAACACCTCCACAAGGGCATGTGAGGTATGTCGCAGTGCCATGTGCGTTTCTCGAGTTAACTGGCCAGCATCATGCTTCAAGCTCTGCCAGTGGTCCAACCAATCCACAATCTTGTTTAGAAACTCAATTTGGTGGCATTGCAGTGCACTTATTGGTTCTTGAAATGGGTCTCGGAGACGCTGGCCTTTGAATGGCGTCTTGACATTGACTACATTCCACCATGTCAAAACAATGTTAATAAGTTCCAATGTACCAGCTTTATGCTCAAGTGCGACTTTGGTGCTTCTTAGTGCTGCAGCAGTTGAACTGTTGAAGATCCTCAGTGCGAGCTTTACATTTTGTCGCTCTAGATTGGATGGATTCAGCGACTTGAAGGACAAAGTTGGAGCTAGTCGCAAAagctcatttttttcttcttcatgcaATTTGCATAGTGTGTCAAACGAGGCTGTCAAGACAGATGGGTTTTCCGAGAGGGCAGTGAAATTGGGAAAGAAGATGCACCTTCCACAATTACGCTGATTCAGCCAGTTATTTCGGATGCACTTTAATATATGCACTGCATCCAGTATAAAAAACAAGGGTCTTGATGAGTCTGACGGGTGCTTGTATACGATGCTCACTTTGGGaggatcagcaaaaaatgacatAGCCTTTCGGTTGATCGAGTTGTTGTCAGACACCACTGCAACTACTCGTATCCCAATGTCTTCTAGGTGCCTGATCAGCAGATCAAGAAATTCATGTAACTGTTTCGCTTCTATTTGTGCTACTGGGAGTATATGCACAACATCCTTGTTTGATGATAACAAGCTTTGTATCATGAAGACGTATGCTGTCTTTGCCGCATTTTCATTGTTTGTCGCTGCGCCAGTGACATAACCACCCTTATACTGAAAGGATGCCTGCAGGTGGATCTCGTCCATCATAAGCGTCACAAAGCGCTCATGGTCTTTTAGTGTTGATGCCAGCCTCCTTGCGTAAGAAAGGAATGAATCCTCTTGTTGCTCTCTGGATGGGCTAGCATGGTAAGAGGCACAAATGCGTCTTATTGTCTGTGGATGTGGGAGCTTTAATTTTGCTGTACTCCTGATGAATCTGTATGCGTGCGGCGATATTGTGTACACAAGGCTGCAGAACACCAGAAAGTCAGCTGGGTAAGTCGACGCCTTAGTGAGGAGAAGTTGAAGTTGCTGTGTCACAAATTTGACGACTTGCACTTGCCACTCATGCGGGAGAGCTGAAGA
Proteins encoded:
- the LOC119393112 gene encoding uncharacterized protein LOC119393112, encoding MRLQNLGSAVLPTTISDLRVLHKVLCDVEDVTKDSTNNELELEILLKRVVALLEQLSSSALPHEWQVQVVKFVTQQLQLLLTKASTYPADFLVFCSLVYTISPHAYRFIRSTAKLKLPHPQTIRRICASYHASPSREQQEDSFLSYARRLASTLKDHERFVTLMMDEIHLQASFQYKGGYVTGAATNNENAAKTAYVFMIQSLLSSNKDVVHILPVAQIEAKQLHEFLDLLIRHLEDIGIRVVAVVSDNNSINRKAMSFFADPPKVSIVYKHPSDSSRPLFFILDAVHILKCIRNNWLNQRNCGRCIFFPNFTALSENPSVLTASFDTLCKLHEEEKNELLRLAPTLSFKSLNPSNLERQNVKLALRIFNSSTAAALRSTKVALEHKAGTLELINIVLTWWNVVNVKTPFKGQRLRDPFQEPISALQCHQIEFLNKIVDWLDHWQSLKHDAGQLTRETHMALRHTSHALVEVLTYCIEELRFKYVLLGKFQTDSLEDRFGRYRQLSGAQYHVSIRQIYESEQKLRLQKLLDLPNLDTIAPRIPTTDLKFFVKQFDVAVMDDDVKEKEKMLPAITYVAGYCAHAAVKKLACSSCQENLTVENRTIELEDDVLIANATRGGLKFPQAVVVNAVLTMEIVLDKLRSPKYASQFFACAKQKEVLVSLATSLVECNEELDFCDGGHSPELVLNYVLSAAANTLLNNLCKVQNNKLNESKAAKRNKVENKGSECKAAKRKLGTLQA